ATTATGTTTCAGGCAATTTATCATTCCTACTCTCGGTTGGCTCAATATTGATAGTGAATAAGACGGTTTCGGAGAAACATCGCGTGCCAATGCACTCGACAGGGATTTCAATTGAACAATCACCGATAAATATTTACCAAGTATCACTGTCTTCGATGTTGACGAGCGCCATTTTTAAATCACTGTCATTAGCAGACGGCGCGTCTGGGATCAAATgtttcaattcaaattttaattaatctaTCTACAGCTCGTAATAGAATCTTGTTTGGAGAAGTCATACGATTTCtctataaatttgaaatccggCTCGATTCTTATTCAACAATCTTCAGAGCTAGCTCATCGAACTTTTAGAAATGTCTCCGTAAAAATGATTACGCTGTTCCATGCAGTTTCCTGAATCCTGATTCTACATCAACTGCAATATTTGGATGATAGAAGAGACAGAAAATCACAACGTGATCGGGCAAAGCCTTATCAGATCTATTGGAACACATGACCGTGATTAAAATCGAGGCGTCTGCGCTGTGAAATCGTAATTTTCCCAGGTAACGtaaacaaatatataattgTCATTTGCCTCCGTTTGCATTAGTTCTAAATTTATCAGAACGCCCGAAGAAGCCCCAAAAGGCTCCTTTGAACCCATCCGCTGAAATTCGAGTGACAAGCGTCATCTCCTTGCGATCATCGCGGAGAAGAAAGCAATgtccttcatttttattatccccCGTGGAACACGCAGGCGCGTGAGCATCGAGGTCATATTGTACGAAACGAGAAGCGAGCAGCGTATGGTTGTGGCCTAGCAAAgtggaaaagagaaggagatgGCATACGAAGAATCCGGATAGGCACCCGATCAAAGTTGAGTTTGACATACGAGTTTTGCTGCTAAATTCCTTTTGGTGTTCACGTAAAAGGAGGAGTTGACCagtttcgcgaaaaaaaacgcGTCAAGTGTAAAGTTCCCGCAAAGAAAATACAACGCACCTCGTAATCATGTCGAATAAACCTGTGGATCGGTGATCAAAAGTGAACGAATTATAGGTGGTTAAAATTAAgtgtttggaaaaatattttcccatcAATCCCATAGCGACTTGGCTCTTTCGCTCAACTGTGAACTCCAAGAGTTCGGACTACGAGCAGGCTGACAAAAAGGCGGACAATCTGCTAACGAGCCTCCTTGGCTGATTTCCAAGAAATTTAGAggtgacgtacgtacgaccaTTATCTGTAATCATGGAATTATTCGATGTCCAGAAACGGAGCTTACGTTATCTTTGCTTTCCGATTCGGAGCAAAGTTGGATTGAATATTTACGCATGGATTCACGCGTACCTAGTTGCTTTGTGTAGATGTAGGTAACGGTGAAAAGGTGTAAACAAAATATCAGCTTCACGAAGTTGACGCCAATTGGcactgttgttattattgatattgatttttatcttACGGGGTCGCGATATCATGCCTACCCTATGGTGGTGTATTTGTTGATAATGCAAACTTTCGTTCCTGCTCATATTTAAGTATTTACCTTTGTCCTTTCATGTCTTATTTCTGCCATTTCAATTCGCGTAATCTTTTCTCCTATGACGCTTGATATAATTGAGTTAAAGAACCGCGACCGCGAGGTCTTTCCATTTCGTAATTTTACAATAGGTTACTTATATGTCCTTTCGCAAATCGCATAACCTTGATCACTCCATTCCCACACTCGACCGCAAAAAAAACTCGGCTGCTCAACTCTCTTGCTAGTCTTGAAAAACATCAATAGATCATGTGATAACTGGAACCATCTGTTTCGCGATTAGTATTTacaaaatctatttttttgcagcacatatatgtatatgtataggcacTCAATTTGTTCAATATTATCACATGATCCAACATGTTCTCAGACAATGATCGTTCAAATCTAGACAATATTTGGATATGATTCTTGTCCAAAAATAACTGGTtagtcagttttttttttttttatccacacaCGAGTACTAAACCCATTCAACGTGAACCGAATATTTGGCTGATGTCGGTAGACTTACCCATGTAGGGACTACGAttctaaattattatatatagttTGAACGAACGGTGCCCATCTGATGACATGTctcaattgaaattattctgtgAAACTGTTATGAGTAAACGAAAATctcatcattatttttgtttgcgTTTTGCAGGGTAACGAAATGTCTACTCCTGGAGTCCTAGAAAGAGCATCGTCGACAATGGCATCCACCGTAGCAGGGGCAGTTAATGCGACAATTACAAGAGTTGCAGTGGCAAATAATGATGCGAACTCATCGGTgactccaatttttttacaaactaGAGCCGCACAAGGTATTGCTGGGGTTTTTGTCTGGGCAGCCTTGTTCCTAACATGCCAACAGGTGAGTTTTACAAAATCATTTTCACAGCCATAGAATAATTATGCAACTCAAATACTGATTCAAATTTAGagttttgcatttttattgttatacaatttcaaatttcaagtttACCGAGATAATTGAACTGATGTAAACTATACCTCTTTTCAAATGACtgttacgtaaaaaaaaaattcgtatatCAAGTAAATATCCCAGCTGGTAGAGCCTGTGTGAATAAGGTCAAGCAGTGAAAGTAACACGTGGAATAGCTTTATATAAAAAGTCGGGCTCATCTAAGACTTTCAATAATCTGGTTCTCCTTGTGTATTAATACCACACTAGGCTCTGCATAGCTACAATTATGTAAATCCAGCCCCATAGTCCTAGATTTATGACAAATCTTCATCGGATCACATAACCGAATCACAAAACTTCCtgttttgaaattaaaatgttattctttttttcataaaacttCCTGTTTCAACATTGaaatgttattttcttttttataaaaCTTCCTGTTTTAAAATTACAAtgttattctctttttcagaTTTACCAACACTTGCGATGGTACACAAATCCCACAGAGCAGAGATGGATAGTAAGGATTTTATTCATAGTACCAATATACGCAACGTATTCCTGGATATCGCTGTTATTTTTTAACAGCGAAAGTTATTACGTATACTTTTTCACTGTCCGTGATTGTTACGAAGCATTCGTAATATACAACTTTTTATCCTTGTGCTACGAGTACTTGGGTGGAGAGGGAAACATCATGTCAGAAATAAGAGGCAAACCCATCCGATCGAATTGTCTCTATGGAACATGCTGTCTCGTCGGAAAAACATACACCATTGGTTTTCTACGCTTCTGTAAACAGGCTACGCTGCAGTTTTGCCTCGTCAAACCTGTCATGgcttttattataatatttttacaagcTTTCGGCCATTATCGAGATGGAGATTGGTCTCCTGACGGTGGATACATTTACATCACCATCATATATAACATCAGTGTATCTCTTGCATTATATGGATTATTCCTTTTCTATTTTGCAACGAGAGAATTGCTCACTCCGTTCGAACCGGTACTCAAATTCTGCACCGTCAAAAGCGTCATCTTCTTGTCATTCTGGCAAGGTAATATCTCGTCTTAGCTGATTATTCTTGCTCTATACTCTGATCGGAGGTGTTAATTATTCTCTAATTCATCAGGAGTACTTCTGGCTGTCCTCGAGAAGGCTAGCGTCATTTCACCCGTCATTAACAGCCTTGGGCAGTCCACGAGTGCCGGTACCGTGTCTGCTGGATATCAGAACTTCATAATCTGTATCGAGATGCTGTTTGCTGCAATTGCGCTGCGCTACGCATTCCCGTATCAAGTCTACTCTGCAGGATGCGTTACAGATTCCAGAGGACGCAGCGTTACCATGCAAAGTATCAGCAGCAGTTTGAAAGTGAGTTTTGAGAATATCTTCAAAAGTTCAAACTAAGAGCAAATGGcgatcctcgatttttcaggAAACTATGAACCCCAAGGACATAATGACGGACGCGATACACAATTTCCATCCGCAATATCAGCAGTATACGCAGTACAGCTCCGGTAAGTTTGGAtgatattcgaatattttaattCTACAAACTTTGCATCTAAATTCTTACAATGATAAgagaattcctttttttttttcaattgcctGAAATTATATCCTTGTTGCTAATGCTCTGATTGTTATCGAAACATGACCGGAGCACGAGTAGTCGATGAATTAGATGTCTTTCGATAAGCCAGTTCCTGATtgacaattttattcgattaacCTAGCATGTTATATTATTGCGATCATCTGTGCCCAAAAAGTCATGAAATTTGGTAACGAAATAGAAACTTCAAATTCCTGATTGTAATTTTTGATGACTCATAGagatctttttatttattttaattatattactGCTTGCTGGCTTTGgcttttgtaaataaatttatatactcTACACTTGTGTACATTCGTTAAGTTATAGGggtttgcaatatttttctgtCGTCGTAACCAAAGCTCACCTCCTGcatgtaaataaatttatttgttcagcgagaaagagaaacaagaACTTTGGGTTGAAAGCTTGggattttcaatttaaattgcgatgacgataattcaccaaattttcaaaagttaaaGCCACGAGCGCATCTGGTTGACCTAACCCCAGAGTAAAAAACGTTATTTGAAGAcgttttctttgcttttcagACGTTATTACCAACTTGCCGTACGAAAAGCTGTGAGCATGTGACGCTACCGTGTCAtctgtattttttaatttcgagataaaacaaaatacgttGTTTGCTTTTCAAGTAAAGTATTGGAAATTGTATGAGTATTAATGCCGTTGCTACTTTCTGTTCTGTAGCAAATCTGATTTTCCATAACTGTAAAATCGTTTCGGGTCAAATGATTCGATCAAACTACATCTAAAGGAAATTTTACtacaaaaaattgacgaataaaataataataatagtgatagtaataataataatgtagtCCGAGAAAGAATTTGCATTTTATCGGCAGCAGCATGTGCATAGCATTATTCTGCAACATGCATGATacatattaattaattgattatgaATTAGCGTTAATCTAGATTCATTATTAATACCACGGGTCAAGGATTAGGATGtggcaaaaataattttaggaTGTCACCTGAGATTATAACACCCTCTCAATTAAGAATTTATCAGTTAAcattaagaaagaaaaacttaaGGAGAACAAAGAAATAGTTCTTCTTCGCGCATTTAGGTATATCCCCTGTTTAGTTACGCGGTACAATAAAAGGTTACGTTGGACATCGCAAGCTCGAAAAGACTCTTTGAGTAAAGTACTTGTACTGCttattagttttctttttaatttttcagtttttgttcCGAAGTTAATCACGTCTACCTGCGTGCTAAAATACGATAATTCTCTAGTTTTCACCCAGCGTAAGACTTACCACTGTAGCCGATTTCATTGATTTGATTTTGCTTTCGATAATGCAGCTCACAATGACACATTGAGAAAAGTAGATTGTTATAAAtaacgtgtgaaaaaaatttggactcgagataaaattataatatccaTAGCAGAAACAAAGTGTGTTGAACAGTATACCAATAACGTGTAATCTTTTTGACGCAAATTATTCAATCGTTTATATTAGGctataataaattgaattgCTATGGTATTTGAGCTCAGCTGCACTTTCGTATGCGCTTATTCTTACATTGGACATGTTTCCAATAGGATGCTTAATAGAATACACATGATTTTGGGAATTCGTAAATGGTGTTGACTGTATCGGTTCACTAGTCTCTTTTGACCTAATACCAGTTACATTCATGAAATTTCATAACCTCAGTTTTTTACTATCCAAATTTTGACAGAAGTACTCATATTTTTGTTAGTACTTACGGAACTGAAAAACTGTTGAAATGCCATCGGAGttgtgcaaattttttttgagaaattccaATCTTTAATTGCGTTGTAAATATACGGTTTAATTGTTTATAATCAATCTGGTTGTAGAGATAACCAATGGACTTAACAAAGTGAGGTTGACCTATTAACATTTGCTTGTATATCTCCCTAATTTTTTGTACGTATTGATTTATGTTTCTTCTAAATACTTAATACTACCTcaataataaaagaagaaaaatgaataaacgactTATTTGTATTATACGACGTATGATCGTTATCCAAAATTTATCATAATTGCCTGTTGCTATGAAAATAGCTAATTGCAATATCAATATTTGTTTATGCATGCATATTGAGTTTGCGCATGGTACATTCGGTGCTTACCTCATTTCATTCAAACTGATACGAGGTGTAAATTTTACATCGTCATCTC
This region of Athalia rosae chromosome 7, iyAthRosa1.1, whole genome shotgun sequence genomic DNA includes:
- the LOC105685381 gene encoding transmembrane protein 184B isoform X1, whose product is MSTPGVLERASSTMASTVAGAVNATITRVAVANNDANSSVTPIFLQTRAAQGIAGVFVWAALFLTCQQIYQHLRWYTNPTEQRWIVRILFIVPIYATYSWISLLFFNSESYYVYFFTVRDCYEAFVIYNFLSLCYEYLGGEGNIMSEIRGKPIRSNCLYGTCCLVGKTYTIGFLRFCKQATLQFCLVKPVMAFIIIFLQAFGHYRDGDWSPDGGYIYITIIYNISVSLALYGLFLFYFATRELLTPFEPVLKFCTVKSVIFLSFWQGVLLAVLEKASVISPVINSLGQSTSAGTVSAGYQNFIICIEMLFAAIALRYAFPYQVYSAGCVTDSRGRSVTMQSISSSLKETMNPKDIMTDAIHNFHPQYQQYTQYSSGGSKGQRGMRVSSYDPDDPQNMPVPPPQRRNTSNQRVATISQNYNEKTMLLSSDDEFQ
- the LOC105685381 gene encoding transmembrane protein 184B isoform X2, with product MSTPGVLERASSTMASTVAGAVNATITRVAVANNDANSSVTPIFLQTRAAQGIAGVFVWAALFLTCQQIYQHLRWYTNPTEQRWIVRILFIVPIYATYSWISLLFFNSESYYVYFFTVRDCYEAFVIYNFLSLCYEYLGGEGNIMSEIRGKPIRSNCLYGTCCLVGKTYTIGFLRFCKQATLQFCLVKPVMAFIIIFLQAFGHYRDGDWSPDGGYIYITIIYNISVSLALYGLFLFYFATRELLTPFEPVLKFCTVKSVIFLSFWQGVLLAVLEKASVISPVINSLGQSTSAGTVSAGYQNFIICIEMLFAAIALRYAFPYQVYSAGCVTDSRGRSVTMQSISSSLKETMNPKDIMTDAIHNFHPQYQQYTQYSSDVITNLPYEKL